AAAACAAGCAAAGATAACAGAGTAACCTCTGTTCTGACCTGACCTGAGCTGAGATTCCCCTGCTGTTTGTGATGAagcagcagagtcttcagggcTGAGGGTTCAGACAGATGATGTCCAAAGTCTGCTGACACTGACATGTCAGCGAGCCACGCTGCAGtctgagacagaggagagaaatgcagctcagtaaataaaacacaggtgGCCGCAGCATCATTTATAATGTTCCTAAACTTTGCTGACAAATTCTGACTACAATAGTATGAGGTGTAACTTGCTTGAGCACCTGTTTCAGCTCTGGTATGGGTAGCAGCTGATCCAGCCTTAACAGGAACACAGACACAAGCTGCTGGATCTTCTTGTTATAGGCAGAGCCGTAGTTTGCAGGAAACACCTCCTACATAACGGTTGACGTGTAAATTTACATCCACTTTGTCATAAATTCATCCCTTTGCCTTTTATAACACATAAAATGTCAGACTCACTTGAAAAAAGAACTCCTTTTCAAAaggaacatttaaaatgttttgaacCAGGCTGGCAAAGTTGCTGTAAGACGTCTTCAGTATGTCAAACCTGGACTGTTGACAAGGAGTAAAAAAAGGCTTTAACTACGAGTGAGAAAACAGTGCTCtggatgaaaggacagaaaacacaccaCCTGGTCAGTGGCGTTTagctcagtgctgcagctgtggaTTTTATCCAGGTGACTCTGGATGGTCTGCAGGTTGGTAACGTTATCACCACGACACAGCTCCAGAACCAGCTGCAGGTAAGTCAAAGGAACATCAAACAGAGGAGAGTGAGCAAAAGCCACAAACCGAACAATACAGCTCCATCTTATCATCACAGACAGCCACATGTAAGGACAGTAAGTTCACTCTTACCCTCGCTCTGAGGCCCAAGGTGAGCTGAGCCTTCTGAAGTGGACTCAGAAGCTCTGGTACAATTTCTGTTACCAAACTGATGAAGTCCACCAGCTTGTCATAGAGCATCAcattctgctgctgcaccactTGCCACATAAAGGCAGACATTAGTCTCACCGGGGGGACAAGAAGATGTACGGaggctggaggaagaggagagcctGCAAACGACAGTTCCATGTCATTACAAACAGCCCTTTGAATGCGATTTGTTCCCTGCACAGAGGGTTTGCTAGCAATAGCTTAGCAAAGGTTTTATAATGAAGTGTATTCTTTGCTAAAAATGTTAACTGATGATGCTAACAGACaacaaaatatattaaaaacacaaacctttGCTCTGCCACGGCATTGTCAAAGTTTAATGTCTCACACATTAACTAAATTTTTCTTCCGCGTTCTTCTCCAAACACGAAAAACAACTTCCGGGTAAAGCGGATGTGAAGGTGgcgcttcaaaataaaagctggaaTGTTTATTTAGGCGTgaaattttgactttttttccacTACTGTAAATTCCTGAGAAACAAATatattcttattattttatAACTTGTGCAGcaagacaaaagaaaatataaaaaccTAATAATCAGATTTGTGCACAGAAACTTTTCTTCtttgctatttatttatttcctcacATTCAGACAATATAAAATGAATTATATATACAACTTATTTCATTCCAGCTCCACAGGCAGGATCTGCAGTACGCTGATGTGTGATGCTGAACACTGATGCTTCAAACATGACTTTTATTCATTACTCACACATGGGGTCAATCATGGCACCCTGTTACCTTCAGGTGTCCCTGCTGCAGGTTGTAAGGTATCATATGATCACCAAAGAGGTTAACACCCAGTCACACACGCCCAGCCAGTGTCAGAGAGAAGCGTGGAACTACAGTCAGTATCACAGTAACTGCGGCAGCTCTTCATCTTCCACATCATGCGGACGAATATTTGCTTTGACAGTCGGAGTCAGTTTCTTTCTGCTCATTGCTCGCGCAAACTTGGATAGATCGATTTTatagcttcttcttcttcttcttcttcttattgtCGCCATGGGAGAGAGACGCAGAGGCGCACCTGGAGCTGACGGAGAGTTTACATTTGTCAGCCCAGTTGTGAAATACCTGCTgttcttttttaatttcatatttTGGGTAAGTGAGTAAACACACTGATATCTTCGTTAGTTTTAATGTTAAAGTTCTGCTTTGGTATTCTAACAAATGTCTGCGTCTCATGGCTGTTTGCCCGGCAGCCACCAGCTCACACTGCTTTGTTTGATTTAGTTGTTATTTAACTTTGGTGGAACATTCAGTCAAACTGTTTTCAGGAAGAAGATGGGGGGagggggcacacacacacacacacacacacacacacacacacacctgtgtctctctctgtgtgtggcttGGTCATTAGACTGTGACCAAGTCATATTTTTGCcatagctgcttcctgtctcacagacaaacacacaaaatccctTTTCTGGTGCAGGTGTGGGTCGGCTCATCATCCAATCTCTCATTATGATGAACAATTTTTTTGAACAATTGTTCAAAAACAGGATTTTGACGCAGCTTGTAAACAAAACAGATTTCATGTCAATGGGTTTCAGCGTCAGGTGACTGCTTAATGAGCTTTCTTACAGCATTTTGATGCAGATTAGAACAGTGTGAGGAGGCCCatcaaaagaaaacattaagtttacaaaaacaagaaatgatTGTGTTGGATctatgtctatatatatatatatatatatatatatgtgcagaGCACACCTGTGTGAGCATGCAGCGGCCATGTACAAACAGGAAAAGGCTGTGTAAAAACTTGGACTGGAATGTGCTCTTGTCATTTCTGTAGCCTCTGGCCACAACATGCTCCCCACAAGATTAGAGAGTCCTGCACAGTTTTTTAGTCAGCAGGATATCTGTTTTCTTACAAACTTTAATCTTTTTTATCTTAGACGTAATTTTTTAAAAGCCACCTGTTTGATTCAGGTGTCAGATTTGTTCACTGTTAAAGGCTCTGCTCTGCCCTCCCTCCTGGTGAAGCTGCGCTGTCTGCTGTAACTGGATCCATTTCATTCAGAGCGGGAGGAGTATTTCAGAGGCCTCCCTATTATTCTGGTGAGCCTGTGAGAGTGAAAGGGCCTTTATTTTTTAAGAGAAGGGCACTGAATCCTGTCTGGTTAATTTAGTCAACGTGGATTAAAGAGTCTCCTCACCTGGCCCCCCTGATGAATGTGGATTTTGTCAGTCCAGCTTTTAATGCCTCATCCTTCTTATTAACATGACTAAGTGTTCTGGGGAATGGTGCCACTCCCCGGACAAGTATGAACACAGAATAAATGTCTTTTCACCCACTCTGCTCTCCATGGCGCCCACTCTTAATACGGCATGAGTGTTATTTGgattgttttctgtgttctcATCAGATAATCTCTCTGGTGATGGTGGGGATTGGCGTGTACGCCCGCATGATGAAACATGCAGGTAAATTCTCAGATtatgcacatttttttcatgttatgCATGAGTGGGGAAAACATATCAGGACAGTAAGGCTTCATAAACATAATTTCCATAGTTGTTGTCATACTGCTAAATGTATTCCTCcacctctcttctcttcttcagaaGCAGCTCTGGCGTGTCTGTCAGTGGACCCCGCCATGATGCTGATGGTCATTGGTGTCCTCATGTTCATCATCACCTTCTGTGGCTGTGTGGGCTCGCTCCGAGAAAACATCTGTCTCCTGCAAACAGTAAGAGAGAGGTTTTTATTTTCAGCATATAAAGTAAGATGCTGTAAATCTCATAGGGAATAGGATCGCTCTGTCTTTAATATCGGCAcgttattttgaaaaacaaattctTGTTCAGATAAGAAACAGCTGAGGGGGGAAACAAAATGCATGGAGACACAGCAGCGTTGTTATGTAAAGCAGATGAGTATGACGCCGTTATAACCACcactcttcatctcctcctcctccttttcccagTTCTGTATCTGTCTGACCATCATTTTCATGCTGCAGCTGGCTGCTGGGATTCTGGGCTTCATCTTTTCCGATAAGGTAAGCAAACATGGAGGATTGTGTTTATGTTCTAATAATGTGCATGTTTACTTAATTTATTAAATGTATGTTATATTACTTATAATTAACCAATTGTTCTGTcttgtctgttttcttcttctggggATGTTTCTTTTCACTGctttattattttagtgttcaactgcagtaaaaaaaataggaaACATCAATGCAAGTGAATCAGAATTTAATAAatgactttttaaatgtttttttaaaggctcGGAATAAAGTGACAGAGATGATCAACAAAGCCATCATCCACTACAGAGATGATATTGATCTGCAAAACCTGATTGACTTTGGACAGAGAGAGGTATGATGCTGACTCATTATCTCTCTCCAACTGATGAAATGTTGTGTCCTTGAACGTCTTCTTGTCCCCATAGTTTGGTTGCTGTGGTGGCATCGTGTACACCGACTGGTCCCAGAACATGTACTTCAACTGCACCGACACCAACCCCAGCAGAGAGCGCTGCTCTGTCCCCTTTTCCTGTTGTCTTATATCCAAAAACAAGGTCACCTTTTTGTGGCGTCAATGACGTTTTAGTTTCTTCTTtcgtatgtgtttgtgtctcttacATGTATATGTCTTAATGCAGGTAGTAATCAACACCATGTGTGGTCAGGGCATGCAGAAAGTAGAGTACCTCGAAGCTGGAAACCACATCTACACCAATGGTTGCATAGACAAACTGGTGAACTGGATCCACAGCAACCTGTTCATACTGGGCGGCATTGCACTGGGACTGGCAATACCACAGGTAGaataatgtacacacacacatacacacgtttCCTGAACAGGTTTAGAGCTCTTTATGTTTTCTATTTTGCAGCTGGTTGGCATCTTTTTGTCTCAGATTCTCATAAACCAGATTAAAGACCAGGTTGAGCTGCAAAACTACAACCAGAAGCACCGCTCTGACCCGTGGAGCTGATCGCCAGCTGAGTGGAGACTGATAACACCTCTGAGGATGGCTGTGTGAAAGCACATGGACACACCACACAATGTGTGATTTAAAAATACTTAAGAATACATAAGAAACAGACGGAGCAGTGAAGcaatgctgccacctgctggacatATGCCATACTTGCATTTACCAAACTTGGAGCCACAGCAGAGGGGACATCAGTATCATCTGTTTGT
This region of Parambassis ranga chromosome 2, fParRan2.1, whole genome shotgun sequence genomic DNA includes:
- the tspan33a gene encoding tetraspanin-33; translated protein: MGERRRGAPGADGEFTFVSPVVKYLLFFFNFIFWIISLVMVGIGVYARMMKHAEAALACLSVDPAMMLMVIGVLMFIITFCGCVGSLRENICLLQTFCICLTIIFMLQLAAGILGFIFSDKARNKVTEMINKAIIHYRDDIDLQNLIDFGQREFGCCGGIVYTDWSQNMYFNCTDTNPSRERCSVPFSCCLISKNKVVINTMCGQGMQKVEYLEAGNHIYTNGCIDKLVNWIHSNLFILGGIALGLAIPQLVGIFLSQILINQIKDQVELQNYNQKHRSDPWS